Proteins from a genomic interval of Anabrus simplex isolate iqAnaSimp1 chromosome 13, ASM4041472v1, whole genome shotgun sequence:
- the LOC137502923 gene encoding cuticle protein 21-like produces the protein MAFKVVILAALVAVANAGYLGAPAVYAPGAPLAARAYAAPAYAAHAPLSYAARPVAYAAAPAYAKVAAPVAVDTDYDPNPSYNYAYDIQDALTGDSKGQQESRQGDVVQGSYSLVEPDGTRRTVEYTADPVNGFNAVVHREPAVVAKAVVAAPAVAKVAAPLAYAHPAAYAAPAYGYGKALIG, from the coding sequence GTTGTCATCCTCGCCGCCCTTGTGGCCGTCGCTAACGCCGGATACCTCGGCGCACCCGCCGTCTACGCCCCCGGCGCACCTCTGGCCGCTCGTGCCTACGCCGCCCCTGCCTACGCTGCCCACGCTCCTCTGTCCTATGCTGCCCGCCCCGTAGCCTACGCTGCTGCCCCCGCCTACGCTAAGGTTGCCGCCCCCGTCGCCGTCGACACCGACTACGACCCCAACCCAAGCTACAACTACGCCTACGACATCCAGGATGCTCTGACCGGAGACTCCAAGGGACAGCAGGAGAGCCGTCAAGGAGATGTTGTCCAGGGTAGCTACAGCCTGGTCGAGCCCGACGGCACCCGTCGTACCGTTGAGTACACCGCTGATCCCGTCAACGGATTCAACGCCGTCGTCCACCGTGAGCCCGCTGTTGTTGCTAAGGCCGTAGTTGCTGCTCCCGCCGTCGCCAAGGTAGCTGCTCCCCTTGCCTACGCTCACCCCGCTGCCTACGCCGCCCCCGCCTACGGATACGGCAAGGCCCTCATCGGTTAA